The nucleotide sequence TATAAGATGAATTAGATATTAATTTCGACAAACctgactaaaattgtgacCATGCTTATTTTTCTATCTGAAGaaaaaggtaataaataaaatattcttagattccaaaaaagattatatgaataataaatatatgttataataaattattaatatacttattatatttatatctatatatctatatctagtttatatttagcttTGGAATAATACTAAAAGGCCAAACACGATGCTACGACGGCGCGCAATATTGTCGTCTTGTGCAGCAGCGTGCGGCCGGGCATTATGctgtatttaagtaaaattttcgCCTATAAATCTTATGTAAGGCAGTATGTGATCTTCTAAGATCTCTGTTATGTAGCGATTTACAGTCAAAAACCCTCTTCTACCGTTTTGACGGACGAAACTTAGTTTACTCCACGCACTTCATTGAGCTCTGTTTTGATGTTAACTGACGCGAGGAAACGATTTCCGACGACCGGTGGTTGCTCGAGTTCGCCCTGTACCATGTCTCCTTTTGTAAGAACCTGTCTCCACAAACCTTCTGCATATTCCAGAAACCGTAGActgctttaaatttaaattttatcaagcGTTCGTTGATCCAAGCCCTCCCGCACCAATGCTACAATTTGAGCAGATTTTTCGGACGAAGTATCCATACTATGGTTCAGAAACTCAGTTCAGAGTTAAAAAGCTAAACCAACCATTCCGCTGCTAACCATAGTtcaattgtcaaaaaaataaaatatcaataagaatcaatttttaaaaaacacgCAAATCTGATACTACgagtaaattttcttttcccGGCTATATTCATATGTTTTACTGCacttctattttttaatattgatttttttcatgATTAAGGTCCAGTCtctctatatttatataatttaatttaaaaagtttgcatacttattaaaaaataatttcaaggtAATCCTGAAGTTTGAAGCAGTTTAAGAGTCCgtcagtatattatatttatgagatGTTTCTGGTGGCATATAATCCAAGATTATATAGGAACATAGTTAAAAGTAAAACCTCAAATATTAGGTTCTTATATAAGAATTCACGGtggaagtatttttatatttgaattttaaatagatctGCAGTCACAGTATTAACTCCAATTTGTAGATGCTTCGAAGAAAAGAAATTGATGTCGATTATGAATTGTCAAAAAACAAAGTGCCAAAATTTGACAGCAAAAGTGACAAGATTCTTCATTCATGAATAACAACACATGTGAAGTGTTAAAATGAGTGTGAAGaaactaaacataataatagaaaGCGCGGGAAGTGTAAAAATAGGCGGGCGTCTTTTTTTTGgcttaacttttaaaaattaaattcatataataatacaggATCAGTTAAGTTTAAGGTGTatatagtagtagttattgttgattatttatatttttagtttgtcttAATAGCctggtaagttattttattttattatatgtagatTAGAATTTTTCTCTTGTCGTCCATGATGGAGCCCGAAGACCCTGGAGGGACATCCCTCCAGGTGTCTCATGTAGTTACAATCGATGCGTCTGGAATGGAAACGGAAGGTTCCATTATCGATACAGACTGTTCGGATAGCACGAAGtctgttaaaagaaaaagagtatctgttagaaatgaaaaaaagagaaaaagttCCCAAAATTTCCCTAATgatttaaaagacaatataactCTTAAAGTCATCGAGTCTGATGTTAAAACAACAGAAATACCCCCAAATGAGGCTGCCCACTCTAACAGTATTTCAATTAATCCTCGCGTTGCTAGGTCGCTTTACCAGGCGTCAGACCCTGCGCCTTATGTTGTCCATGTTCAAAAAATCATGGAAACAAATCAAACCGGATCTGTTCACCCCATACAATTTGgatttttccttaaaaaaaattatgtaaaaagcaTTGTAGAgggaagtataaaaaaaatagggagGAATATGTTGTCATTGCAATTTCAGACATTTCAAGAtgctaacttatttttaaatcataaatctctcaacacaaataaatacaaagccTTTATTCCGGCTTTCACAATCACCCGCATGGGAATTGTGAGAGGTGTTCCGTGTGAATGggatgaaaaagaaattttagaaaacattGAGCTTCCGCAGAATTGTGGAAGTCTTTTGAAAGTTCGGAGGTTAAACAGGAAGATCTTTGAAGGAGAGAATTCCAAGTTCATTCCAACTGAGACTGTAGTCTTAACCTTTGATGGGAAGATCTTACCTCCCAAGGTCTTTATATGCTACAACTCCCTACCTGTAGACCTTTATATTTACCCCACACTGCAATGTTTCAATTGCTGCCGTTTTGGTCACACCAAAATGCAATGCAGAGGCACTCCAAGGTGTTACAAAAGTGGTGACAATCATTCAAGTATTAGTTGCAAGACTGAAAGGGATGATGCTGTGTGTATCTTATGCTCTGGTTCTCATTTTGCAACGGATAAAAAGTGCCCAGAGTATGCTAGGCAAAAagctattaaagaaacaatggCTAAAAAGTCAATATCATATTCAGAAGCCAGTAAAGTCCATCCACCAATTTCTAAGTCTTATGCAGATGTTGTTGCTTCTGCGTCATCGGCCCATTCTGGTCCGAATATTTCTTATTCCAGTCCCTATAATTTAACAAGCCCTACTAAGACTTCCACACAGTCATTTAGAAAAACAGTATTCATGAAACCCAAAGCTCGTcctaaaaatgtaagtaaGGGATATGATCAAAAAACGCATGCAGAGCTTATCCAAGATTACAGCAACATTCCTTCCTTTTCTACAGGTTGTCTCAACAACTATAATGATTTGtcagaaataataacaaaggaTCTCATCATTTCTATAATACAGTACCTTTCACAAtctgacataattaaaataccgtCCAACGATGCCCCTtctacaaaaagttttttaactaaTGGACAGTCAAGACCATCCACAAAACCAGTCTCTGGTGATTCAATGGAATTGCCGGAgcattaatagtaaaaaaagtgacctaatttttttatgaaataattacaaatcatTTGCCGTCTCTCTTCAAGAGACTTGGCTTCGTCCCCGATTCAATTCTAGAATTCAAGGACATGTCTGTCTTAGAGAAGACAGAACAGATGGGTATGGTGGAGTTGCACTAATTCTTAGAGGAGGTGTGCCCTTTGTTCACATACCCATCCCTAATCACAgtgataaattttctattattgctgctagtgtaaataatatttgtattgtaaatatgtatatatatacctcaCCCTTCCACTTCTACTTTGACGCTTGGTAAAGATATTACTTCGACCCTTATACGTATGAGGCTGGGCCATGCATGCATACCCTTGCATTTGGCAAGGCTTAAACCTTTTGCCTGACGACACATTTGAGTGTGGCAATGACGTTGGGGGTtttaaccatatattttttgcctgTAATAGACATGACCGTTCCgcttttatacataaatatttcttttcctACTTCTATTTCTGTccttttatctaatataaatattgatgtatataaaattttagctagtttcatttttcataacaatataaaattataacctatgttttatgtatatacgtacttataataaaatttatctgatCCTTTTCCAAATTCCGTACTAATTTCCTATCCAATAAACCTAATAATGCACTTCCTAACTTTTGTACATGGCTGACGCACAAACCGTGCAGGCCAAGAaaggggaaaaaaaaaaaaaaaaaaaaaaaagtgttaaaaTTGTTCCATTatgatgtttttgtatttaaattgataatatatattttatattcaaggtaatttattatataagttgtTTGTTTCTGAAAAAagctgttatattatatttaaccgCGTTTACTgtctacatattaaaataattcgttatattgtaaatactattttaaaactttatacaataatgttaGAGAACTAGAGAAAGTCTTAATGTCATAAAGAGTAGTTGACTATTATATCAATGTGCTAtagatttttagtatttagttcatgtaaacaaattatgttgtttttaattttacagtcATTGTGAATATACAACAATACGCCATACagacatatgtatttaaatttaagcagTTTTTGCACTCTCTActctacatattttttatactgcaATGGATACAGATGATAATCTCACAAAGCAGGTAACCTACCACACACTGTTTATACTTACAGCTTTATGTACATtaacattaatacatatttctcCTCCTTTGCTACAGATTGAAGAAGTTGAGGCTCTCACATCAATCtatgctgatgattttttaattgatagtGAAACACATAGGTCATATAGCATTAAAATTAAGGACAACAATAATGAAGTGATATTGAGTGTGACTATGCCATCAAACTATCCACTTCAAGCACCTCCTAAGTATGAGTTCTCAGCTCCTTGGATGGATAGAAAAGCAAAAGAAAATCTTCGTTATAGTTTAGAGGAAGTTTATttgtaagttatttctttcCTACATGTTATGTAACTAATAGTAGCATCTAAATTATTGCTTATTGGTAGACAGTGTCTCGGAGTAAAATGTTCATAACTTAATGCCTAATATTTAGATCATACTACAAACCTTCATTAATTACAGTATGTTTTAGTCTTCCTGTATAAACttgaaactttattttaacagtatatttattagtaaaaatagaGTATATAGGCACTGCTATTAAATATTAGGGTAATTGTTTATGAAAATTCTGTTTCAATATACTTTGAAGACTTCTTTATGTAGGTATAATAGGTAATAATAAGAACTGTTAACTGTTACAGAGAAAATATTGGTGAAACTGTTATATTTCAATGGGTTGAAAAAATAAGagaaacattacaaaaaataaagccACAGAAAGAAGATAAAAAGGAAAAGGCCATTGTAGTAGAAACATTAGATATGTCACaggtattttcaattaatttctcATTCCAAAACACATCTTAATcatagatgtttttttttaatttatacatctTCTTCAGTgcctttgtaataataaatttcttttcgTGGTAAGAATGGTcttaaaggaaataaattaaaatttactactgcaatgatctattttataataatttttatagcaaatctcatttatgaataataatttatataagtatttttttagttttaatgtgTTGAATCAAACCAtccactaaaatataaatgttttccaATTGTAGCTGGAAATAAACTGCCCAGAAATAACACATGGTGAAGTTATTATTGATAGGAAAAGCTCCTTTCAAGGTCATGCAGCTGAAGTACACAGCTTGGATGATGTTACGTaagtatttgatatttttcaatgtaaaaaTGTGTGCAGCTCTTGTTTATCACCtttgtttataatgtaaataaatataattaaagatttcttGTTTTCAaatcaacatttttaaaaatctgattTATATTTGGTTTTTCAGGGCAGTCCTCTTTAagttgaaacaaaataaaaagattcaaAATGCAACACATAACATGTATGCATACAGAATAGAGAGACAAGCAGCCAAGGGCACAACAATACTTCAAGATTGTGACGATGATGGGGAGTCTCATGCTGGGGGAAGAATGCTGCATTTATTGCAAATTCTAGACCAGAAGAATACACTTGTGGTGGTTTCAAGGTGGTAAGTACGGTTATCtacgataaataaatatattttgttctcAATTGGTAGTTATGTTGGGATGCAATATAGTggtactaaatatattttatagcattACATGAACATtctagatattaaaaatttattttttagagctAGTAAGTACTGACATTTTAGTCAGTTAATCTTAGGTTAAGGTCATTGTTCATGCtaaagtaatacatatatttacaattagtatgtataaatattacctatGCAGCAAGTGAACATTTGTCaactatttactaatatttctGTCATCTGATTATTAGTAAGTAAACAAACACGCACAACTAGCGAAAAATATACAGCCACATACGTCTgcaaattaagtttatacatttaatgcaAAATTTGTTCTTCAGGTATGGTGGAATACAATTAGGTCCAGACCGATTTCGGCACATTAACAATGCAACTAGACAAGTTATACAACAAGCAGGCTTGCTTAAAAAATGACAGTTAATATTCTATAGCACATAAATGCGAAAATTATTGGCAATAAATTCATGcatctatttttatagaaaaattgcTTAATGAAAATCGactctttatattatacttggattgtaaataaatttttattgttatacgagttttttttatttccattttgaaatactgaTTTCAAAATTGTTTCTACCATTGGCACTAGTAAGTAATGTTGCTATTTATGACCACCTGCAATAGTATAACACATAAAAAGAAGTTACAcacaaaacagaaaaaaaatgttttgtcgaAAACAGGACAGAGCtagatattaaaacattaccctcatttgtatatctatagcCTGAACAAGTCTTCAATGACCAATCCCAGATCATAAGCCGCAATTGTTACACGCTGTACCTACAGGTTCGTAaaacaatagtaataatattttacatatgtattttataaatgtatgttactGTCAATAAAGCTGTTTCATTCATCAggtaaaatagaaataaacaacACATTGGtagtttaacatttaataaattacccatatctaaaatttatttaatactttctcCCCGACtgtacgtttattttttaattttaataatacagagCATTCAGACAAAAATCTTCAgcacatataaaaaagcacAAAAATTGTCATAATTATCTCATATGAAATGTGTTGTACCAGACttgctaaatataaataaaatagagatTAGGAATGCTTACATCAGGAAAAGGATATGGAAAGAAGAAATTACAAAAAGGACAAGCAACTAAGGgaccgttcaagtattacggcacgcaatttttggagattcCTAAAACCCCCCAAAttcgttacgtaatacttgaacgctccctaaCTTgtctcaaatttttaaatctattttatataaattatacaacaataattttctaatgcaacctaatttaattaaatatcaattgtaAAAGTTCAAACATAAGTCTTAGTTACTACTACTACCTAAGAATTCTTATTTCTACAAGTATATGCTATgggttaaataattaaaaaaaaactatctgTCATCTTTTATTCCGCGCATTATTATCGGCAGTCTTCACagtaatacatttcttatcCATGAATTTTAACAGGTCCTGCAACAATAtcattaattgaatataaaaaaattgattaagcCTATATAAATGCACATGcagttattttttagaatcGCTGTTAGCTTAACCCTAGAAAGATAGTCTGCGTAAAATTTACGCATGCGTTTTCGAAAAATTGCTCTCACTTTCTAATTAGCGCGAATCCATAGTTGTGCGTTTAGGACATTTCATTCGTCGTTGGGAGCTGCCACGTGCCGTAAGTGTCAATGAGGTAAGTGCCaccgattttgaaatataacgaCCGCGTGAGTCAAAATTACGCATGATTATCTTTATCGTGACTTTTATGATTTTGGCTTATATGacagttttattgtgtttcgtaacttttaatactttatatcataactaatattgttatttcatttttaaagatattgagGCAAATATACAACACAATGGGGAGTACCAATTTATACGAACACGAAATCCTGGCTGCTCTTATGCAAAGTGATGATGCTTCCGTGTGAGGATACCGACAGTAAAGTAGCGGACCACGACAGTGAAGATGAAGTGTTGAGTGACACAGAAGAAGGGTTTGTAAACGAGATACAAGAAGAACAGCCGACGCCAAGCGGAAGTAATATCTTAGAAGAGCAAAGCAGTACTGAGCAACCAGTCTCCACATCGGCCTTTCGTAGGATCGTAGCCTTGCAACAGAGGACAATTGGTTTATCTCAATCCCTTTGGTAACAAGCTTGCTCCAAGAACCTTATAAGTTAACCATTGTGGGAACCATACGATCAAACAAACGTGAGATACCGGAAGAGCTAAAAAACAGTCGCTCCAGGCTAGTGGGAACAtcgatgttttgttttgacggACCCCTTACTCTCGTCTTCTACAAACCGAAACCGgcaaaaatggtttatttgtTATCATCTTGCAAGGAGAATGCTACTATCAACGAAGCTACTGGCAAACcagaaatgataatatattataatcaaacaaaaggTGGCGTTGACACGCTAGACCAAATGTGTTCTCTGATGTCCTGTATTAGAAAGACAAATAGATGGTCTATGGCTTTATTCTTAACATTGCCTGCATTAATGCATATGTAAGTTACAGCCATAATGTTAATCGTAAAGGAGAAAAGTCGCAaaagatttatgaaaaatcttaGCTTGGGACTGTCTTTGTTTATGCGTAGACGTTTAGAAGTACCTACTTTGAAGAGATATTTGCGAGATAAAATATCTGATATGTTGCCAATTAAAGTGCATGTTACATCCGAAGACTATAGCAATGAGCCAGTAgcaaaaaaaaggatttattgttctttttgcCCTTCTAAAAAAAAGGAGAAAGGCAAATGCGTCctgcaaaaaatgtaaaaaagttatatgtcGTGAGCATAATACTGATATGTGCCAAAGCTGTTTGTTACttacttttatgtaaatgtatgttcctaaattataagaaaagctTACTGTTGATTTTCTACTTAAAATGAGTCtgattattagaataaaaaataagttttttattaggaAGAGTAAGTgttatactattatattgaCTTATAGAAGacgtttaaagttttgtttattttttaaatacaaataaagaagtttaacaaattatctgcattattaattaatttaatatatgagtatatataatatcatagaattcatgaaaataaactattaaacttatacctacaactaattcaaattcatgcgtaaattttacgcatgattatcttttccgtattacaaaatatgattatc is from Pieris rapae chromosome 7, ilPieRapa1.1, whole genome shotgun sequence and encodes:
- the LOC110995114 gene encoding protein IMPACT, whose translation is MDTDDNLTKQIEEVEALTSIYADDFLIDSETHRSYSIKIKDNNNEVILSVTMPSNYPLQAPPKYEFSAPWMDRKAKENLRYSLEEVYLENIGETVIFQWVEKIRETLQKIKPQKEDKKEKAIVVETLDMSQLEINCPEITHGEVIIDRKSSFQGHAAEVHSLDDVTAVLFKLKQNKKIQNATHNMYAYRIERQAAKGTTILQDCDDDGESHAGGRMLHLLQILDQKNTLVVVSRWYGGIQLGPDRFRHINNATRQVIQQAGLLKK